Genomic segment of Candidatus Poribacteria bacterium:
AAACAGAAAAAACGTGTCACTGCTGTTCATGCCCGTGTTGCTAATATCCGTTCAGACGCTCACCACCAAGCGACAATCAGAATCGTTCGTAAAGCGAGTGCTATCCGGATTGAGACGCTGAATATCAGCGGACTGCTCAAGAACAGGAATATAGCCAAGGCGTTGTCGGATTCAGCACTCGGTGGTTTCCTAACGAAACTCAAATATAAAGCAAATAGGCGTGGTATACCGATAGACGAAGCAGACCCGTTCTTTGCCAGTTCAAAGACCTGCAGCAACTGCGGACACAAAAAAACAGACTTAACACTCTCTGACCGGACTTATCACTGCACCGAGTGTGGTTTTGAGGCTGACAGAGACCTAAACGCTGCTTATAACCTATGTCCCGCTTGACCTTTTAACCGTCTCCACGAGTTCGAGGAGACGTAAAACGCCTGTGGAGTCCGTGTTAGACCTCGTTGAGAGGCAGTGGACGTTGAAGCAGGAAGTATGGCACAAGTCAACAGAAAGTGTAGAGTTTTATAGGTTTTTATAGATTCTACCACATTCTTGAGATTTTGTTAAGTCCTACACAACGGTATAATTATAGAGGTTCAGTCGTGATCGCAACGCCTACCTCGGTTTCAGAATAGCATCTCGCGATGCTATTTATATTTTTAGAACTGAACTTACGCGCGCATTGCACATACATGAGAAGCGAGGACAATAATGTCAACAGCCAATTTAAAACAGCGGATTCACAATGGAGAACACGTCTACGGTGCTAACGTCTCGATGGCGACATCCCGCGACGCGCTTGTTGCGAGAGTCGAAGAAGGCGGCTACGATTTTGTCGCCGTCGATAGCCAACACTCTCCGTACAACGAAGACCGGCTCGTTGCCTTTTGCAATATGGCGAATGAACTGGAGATTCCAGTCAATTTTCGGATTAAACACACCCGAAACGCCTATCTCATTGGAAACTACCTCGACTTGGGTCCCTCTGGTATTGAGGTGCCGCAAGTTGAATTAGACGAAACAGTAGACGAAGCAGTCGCCGCCTTCTACTACCCGCAGCAGGGCATCCGGAGTTGGGGCGGTGCGCCT
This window contains:
- a CDS encoding aldolase/citrate lyase family protein, which gives rise to MSTANLKQRIHNGEHVYGANVSMATSRDALVARVEEGGYDFVAVDSQHSPYNEDRLVAFCNMANELEIPVNFRIKHTRNAYLIGNYLDLGPSGIEVPQVELDETVDEAVAAFYYPQQGIRSWGGAPRVNSAGKERLEYAEWWNNNGILWMQIESIEAVTHARHLAKPGVDCLSFGPADLTFSIEGHPNHALQTVDACVEYVARALEGTTAAVCFRNGNPSTRQKYADMGVTVFLE